One Lampris incognitus isolate fLamInc1 chromosome 18, fLamInc1.hap2, whole genome shotgun sequence genomic region harbors:
- the tfpi2 gene encoding tissue factor pathway inhibitor 2: MDSCLLTLFALVSSVHSLFALPSQDACLLPQYKGPCRAKIARFYYNTLTQECEGFNYGGCQGNGNNFESYPECRKTCFRIPKIPQICRLPQKVGPCRALLLRYSFNMTTMQCQPFHYGGCQGNNNNFYDVTSCKEYCSPQKTIPVLCFDPLDKGRCAASIQRYYYNTATKKCEEFIYTGCGGNSNNFASNESCMEVCVKGRKKSISSGKIRQKKRDRKNSIVFMKA; encoded by the exons ATGGACTCCTGCCTTTTAACCCTTTTCGCGTTGGTCTCCTCGGTCCACAGCCTGTTTGCGCTGCCGTCTCAAG ACGCGTGTCTCCTTCCTCAGTACAAGGGGCCTTGCAGGGCAAAGATAGCGCGCTTCTACTACAACACCCTAACTCAGGAATGCGAGGGGTTTAACTACGGAGGATGCCAAGGAAATGGCAATAACTTCGAAAGTTACCCGGAGTGCCGAAAAACCTGCTTCAGAATACCGA AGATTCCTCAAATCTGTAGGTTGCCTCAGAAGGTTGGCCCCTGCCGGGCCCTCCTCTTGCGGTACTCCTTCAACATGACCACCATGCAGTGTCAGCCCTTTCACTATGGTGGATGTCAAGGCAATAACAACAACTTCTATGACGTGACCTCCTGCAAGGAGTACTGCAGCCCACAGAAAA CCATCCCTGTGCTCTGCTTCGATCCTCTGGACAAAGGGAGATGTGCAGCCTCCATACAACGGTATTATTATAACACAGCCACCAAGAAGTGTGAGGAGTTCATATACACAGGCTGCGGAGGGAACAGCAACAACTTTGCCTCAAACGAAAGCTGCATGGAAGTCTGTGTTAAAG GGAGAAAAAAGAGCATTAGCTCAGGAAAAATTCGTCAGAAGAAACGGGACAGGAAAAACAGCATCGTTTTCATGAAGGCATAG
- the gngt1 gene encoding guanine nucleotide-binding protein G(T) subunit gamma-T1, producing the protein MPVINVDDLTDKDKAKMEVDQLKIEVKLERWVTSKCCEEIKDYIQAGVDEDTLVKGISEEKNPFKEKGGCVIC; encoded by the exons ATGCCGGTTATAAATGTAGACGACCTAACGGACAAGGACAAAGCTAAAATGGAGGTAGACCAGCTTAAAATTGAAGTCAAACTCGAGAGATGGGTG ACGTCTAAATGCTGTGAGGAGATCAAGGACTACATTCAGGCCGGCGTCGATGAGGACACCCTTGTCAAAGGCATCTCGGAGGAGAAGAACCCCTTCAAGGAGAAGGGTGGCTGTGTCATTTGCTAG